Part of the Desulfobacterales bacterium genome is shown below.
CTTATAATAACTTATAATACGTATGGTAAATAAGAACGTTCTTGTCTCATCGTTCCATAGTGAAGCTTTCACCTGCCCGAGCCTGCTTTATTTTTGTAGCGTCTCCTGAAATTCATCTGCCTGACAGCGGAATGCCGGTGCCATGAAAGCAAAATCCATCGAGCGGGAGCGGTCGGTCTCTGGTTCATTCTGCCAAGGCAGAGCGCTGCGCTGTCCGGGGAAAAGAAACCGGGAATGGACGGGACGGAGCCTGCGACAATGTGTCCGAAATTATGATCAAGCCCCTCTTTTACTGCTTTGGGGATAACGGCCTGAACCGTTGAGGATAAAAATGCAATGAGGATGAACGGATGAAAAAATAGATCTTGTTTTTATTTGTTCATATGGTGTACTTCAGGTTAATTAAATTTTATAATAATTTTAAAAAAAGAAAATAAAAACCAATGGCAACCAAAAGCGACATATAAAATGGAAAGTTTTCTTGTCGGCACTGATATCGCGTTTTCTTATGATGGCAAGCCGTCGATTTTCAGCAAAATTTCCTTCGGCCTTCAGAAAGGCAATCTGTGTGCTCTGATGGGGGGAAACGGTTCCGGAAAAACCACGCTGTTGAATTGTATTTCCGGCACCCTTTCAGTGACATCCGGCAATATCCACCTCAACGGCACACCAATACAAAGCCTGTCAGGGCGTCAGCGCGCCCGGCTTCTGGGGACGGTGCCACAGGAGACTTCCGTCATATTTCCCTACAGGGTCAGGGATGTTGTCATGATGGGCCGGGCCCCCTATATCGGAACGTTTTCCATGCCCGGAAAGCAGGACAGGTATTATATCGAAAAAGCAATGGATGAGACCGGAATCCGCGCGCTCGAAGACGAGCTGTTTTCAGGTATCAGCGGGGGAGAAAGGCAGCTGGTTCTGATCGCACGTGCCCTGGCGCAGAACACGCCGGCCCTGCTCCTGGATGAACCCACCAGCCACCTGGACTTCAAAAATCAAATCAAAATTCTCTGCATTCTCAAACAACTCGTGAAGCAGAACCATCTTCTGGCGGTGATGGCCACCCATGACCCCAATCATGTTCTGCAGTTTGCCGATACCGTCATGATTCTGCACGACGGGGGATTTTACCGTCAGGGAAGTCCGCATGAGGTCATCAGCCGGGAAAGTATCAAGGCTGTTTATGAAGTGGATGTGGATGAGATTCGAAGCAACGATCGTATTCGCGGTGTGTTATTCCAGGCGGAGGCTGCCTGAGCATGAAGACGGTATTCAGAAACCTGCTGATAATATTGATCGTTTTGGCTGCCGTTGCGACCGGCGTGGGCTTTTTTCATTCCCGTTCTCCGGTTCGGCAGGGCAGCACTCATATCATCTATGATCAGACCGGTCGCAAAGTCCAGATACCCATGAGGGTGAATCGTGTGGTGACGTCCATGTATCCGATCGCCACACAGATCGTTTTCATGCTCGGGGCTCAGGATTGTCTGGCCGGCATATCGGATTATGATGTCAACGGGGTCATGAAACGGATTTATCCGGCCATTGAACGTATCCCGCGGCCAACCCGATCGGCCGGACAGGAAATCGGGGTTGAAGAAATTCTCAAACTCAAACCCGATCTCGTATTTACTCATTTCAGAAGTAACGTTGATGCACTTTCAGCGCTTGGTATCCCGTCGGTGTGCCTCAGACTGGAAAGCCCGGATGCGCTTATTGAAGGAATATTGCTGACCGGTAAGATCATGAACCGGGAAGACCGAGCCCGACAGATCGTTCAATATTACCGGCAGAAATTATCGGAAATCCGGAAACGGACCGAAACCATCCAGCAGAAAAAGACGGTTTATTTTGCCGGGCCTTCCATGCTTACCACGGCCTCCGGGGAACATTATCAGAATTTTTTGATTGAAAGCGCATCGGGAATCAACACGGCAGGGGAAAGTCGGGGCGGATGGGCCTCCATCTCCATTGAGCAATTGTTGAAATGGAATCCGGATCTCATTTTTATTGGAAATTATGGAACGGCCCGTGTCGGCAGCTTTACGGGCGATTCCCGGCTTAGCGATGTTGCGGCGGTTAGACGCGGAAACGTGTTCATGTCGCGGTTCTATATCGGCTCATGGGATGTGCCCACCCCGGAATCCATTCTCGGGATCATGTGGCTGGCGGGAAAGCTTTATCCCGAACACATCCGGTTCAACATGGCAGAAGAAATGACATATTTTTACTCGACGTTTTATGGCTATACGCCGTCTTCAGATGAAATTGAAGCTGTTCTGGCCGAATGATAATTAAAGAGTACACGCAATTTGTTCAGTAATGAAAACAACCAGAAATTACACGACGTACCTGATTTTATTCAATCTGTTCGTATTCACGGGTTCCGTGTTTATCGGACGCTACCCCATATCCGTTCCTGACATACTTTCCGTAATCGGTCATGTCTTCGACTCGGATGTCGCAGAATCCCATCAATTGATTCATACCGTCATATTCAAGGTCAGAATTCCGCGGATAATGATCGCCATGGTGATCGGTGCCGGGCTGGGTATTACGGGTGCCACGTTTCAGGGAGTTTTCAAAAATCCGCTGGTATCCCCCTATATTCTGGGCGTGTCTTCCGGCGGTGGCTTTGGTGCGGCCCTGGCCATTTTACTTTGCAACGATGTAATCTGGATACAGCTGTCTGCATTTGTATTCGGAATGATTGCCGTGGGACTGTCTTTGCTGACCGCACGCCTGGGATTCCGTATGTCGACCTATACCCTGGTGCTTTCAGGGATCGTGGTGGGATCATTTTTTTCGGCGATGATATCACTCCTCAAGTATGTGGCCGATACCTATACGAAATTGCCGGCGATTGTGTTCTGGCTCATGGGCAGTCTGGCAGCGGTAAACGTCCGGGACATGTTGATTACGGCTCCGGTAACGCTGATCTGCATCGGAGTGCTCATCATGTTGCGATGGCGTATCAATATCCTTTCGCTCGGTTCAGGTCAGGCCCGGGAGCTGGGGCTGAACACCACGGCACTGTATGTTACGATCATTACCTGTTCGACAATGATTGCCTCATCCATTGTGGCGGTCGCCGGAATCATCGGTTGGGTGGGGCTGGTCGTACCCCATTTATGCCGGATGATTGTGGGTGCGGATCATACCCGTCTGCTGCCGGCCTCGGCGCTGATGGGATCGGCCTATATGCTGATCGTCGATGATGTGGCACGCGCCTCCGTCGGTCAGGAAATTCCACTCGGTATTGTTACGGCGGTGATCGGCGCGCCGTTTTTTGCATATCTTTTAAGGCGAAATCAAGGAGGCAAAGGTTGAAATATCCGCTTACTACACTCTATCCGTCCTATATCGAAGGAATCCCGTTATTCCATTATCGCCCCGGCACCCGGGTGCTGGTTGTCGGGACCCATGGTTGCAATCTGGACTGCAAATATTGCATGAGTCAGCACCTGCTGAACGAGCCTGCGTATTATTTTGATTTAAGCCCGAAACAAATTATTAAAAAAGCCGTTACCGCAGGCTGTCGCCTGATCAGCTTTACGGCAAACGAGCCGGCGGTCAGCTTTGATTATTTCAAGGATATTGCCGAAGCTGCCGCCGATGCGGGTATTGCTGTGGGCTGTTCGTCCAACGGCCTGTTTTCCGATGCCCAGCTTAGCGAACTGGTTCAGTTCCTGTCCTTTGCCAACATCAGTATCAAGGGGCCCGACAAAAAATTTTATCAGGAAATTTGCGGTGGCGGCAGTCCGGAACGCGTATTTGACTGCATTCGACTGCTCCGGGAAAACGGGATTCACGTGGAGGCTACCACTCCGTATCTGCCGAGGATTGCTGAAGCGGGTATGGCCCACATTGCCCGAACCCTGGGCAGTATCGATGACAGCATTCCCTGGCTTGTATTCAGACTGATGCCTGAATACAAGCTGTCTGAAACCGCCAGACCCAAAGTTTCGGACCTGGTGCGTTTTAAAATCCGCTTACAGGAATACCTGAATCATATCTATCTGTTGAATTTTCCGGCAACACTCTGGATCGATACGTGCTGCCGCCAATGCGGACACAAATTGCTGACCCGGATGAGCAAGGGATTCGGGGCCGTTCTGGTGGATGTGGCACTGGCTGATGGACTATGCCCGGAATGCGGCGCATCTGCAGACATCATCGGAAACGCAGCGGTGGACACCGATCAAACCGTCGAGACCCCGGATCCGCGAACCGGGTACATTGAAGCAGACGGCTGGAAGGCTACTGTTGCCATGAGCAGCGGGTGTCTGGCCGGCAATGAGGACCGACGGCCCGGAATCGAGTCCCTGCAGCAGCGGCCTTATCCGGGTGATATGGATATGGCGGCCGATAACTGGGTGACGGACACGGCGCTATCCGTATTGGACATGTACCATCCGGATCTGATGGTAATGACCTATGCCCAGGCTGCATTGACCGGACGTCATCAATGCGAAGAAGAACAGTTTAAAAATATCGCCGTCAACCTGTTTGCGGAAATTGAACGATTCAAAAAGGCATCGGGTTATGAGGTCATGGTGGTGGGCATGGGGGATCTGGTCCGGACCCGGGGTGTCATCAACCTGGAAAAGCATATCGAAGGTGTTGCATCTGCTGAAGAAGGCATAGCCTGCCTGTATCATACCGGATCAGACGATGCCGATCAGGTAGCCCGCCTGACGGGAGTCCGTGAGGTGATTTCAAGTCATGATCTGGAAAAACGAATCGGCGTTCAATGGGATATAAAAGAATCCGGCCGGTATTTTGTGATTCCCGAAGCCGGGTACCGGTTTCTCGCCCTGAGTTCCGCCAGTCGCTACAGCTACCGAACTGACGGAATGCATTCGAATATTCCGATATGGGCCACGCTCGACATCCCGGACGCTATTACGGGTATCAGACAATGTATTTTCAATCATGTCATGAGCGGGAAAAAAATTGCACTGATGCTTTTAGACGGTATCGGTTTTAAGGATTTTGAACTCAAGGCCGCTTCCATCGCTAATACCGTTGGCGGCATTCCCTGTGCCTGCACGCCCCATCAGATGGCAATTATTTCCACCGGCAGGCCCGTATTTGAACCGTTTTTCGCTTACCCGAGATGGCGAATATCCCGACGGGTCAACCCGTTCTCACTGAGCACGTCCTACCTGCCGGATTGTCTGACCCGCGATATCACCCGCGCCGGGAAAATAGCCGTCAGCGTCGGGAATAAGAGCATTCTTACCCATTCAATGTTTCCCGGTGACCTGAGTATAGAATGCCACTGCATGGCCCTGCACAACTTTGGCTCACTGGCGGTGGTATGATGTATCAACGGCTCCGAATACTGCTGCCGGCAATTTTTTCTGCCGTCATTATTGCATGTCCGGTTGATGCCAGAACCGTCTGCGACATGATCGGCCGTCAGGTTCATGTGCCAAAGACCATGGAGCGGATTGCATGCCCCTATCGGGTGGCCGATGACATGATATTTGCACTGGGAGCTGCGGATAAGCTGATTGCCATATCGACCCGTCATCCCAATTCGATTAAAAAAAGTTTTTGTGAGGGAATCGATCACACCGGTTATGCGCAACCGGAATCCAGCATTGAAGAATTTTTGAGGCTTCGGCCGGATGGCGTGTTCATGCGTCCGGGGCCCCTGGTCTCGCGGCTCGAGGAAGTCGGCATTCCGGTATTTTGTCTCAAAGTGGAGGACCCGGACTCTATGATCCGGGGATTGATGATGATGGCTGATATCCTGGGCCGAAAGGATCATGCCAATCGAATTGCTGCCTATTAC
Proteins encoded:
- a CDS encoding iron ABC transporter permease, whose product is MKTTRNYTTYLILFNLFVFTGSVFIGRYPISVPDILSVIGHVFDSDVAESHQLIHTVIFKVRIPRIMIAMVIGAGLGITGATFQGVFKNPLVSPYILGVSSGGGFGAALAILLCNDVIWIQLSAFVFGMIAVGLSLLTARLGFRMSTYTLVLSGIVVGSFFSAMISLLKYVADTYTKLPAIVFWLMGSLAAVNVRDMLITAPVTLICIGVLIMLRWRINILSLGSGQARELGLNTTALYVTIITCSTMIASSIVAVAGIIGWVGLVVPHLCRMIVGADHTRLLPASALMGSAYMLIVDDVARASVGQEIPLGIVTAVIGAPFFAYLLRRNQGGKG
- a CDS encoding ABC transporter ATP-binding protein; amino-acid sequence: MESFLVGTDIAFSYDGKPSIFSKISFGLQKGNLCALMGGNGSGKTTLLNCISGTLSVTSGNIHLNGTPIQSLSGRQRARLLGTVPQETSVIFPYRVRDVVMMGRAPYIGTFSMPGKQDRYYIEKAMDETGIRALEDELFSGISGGERQLVLIARALAQNTPALLLDEPTSHLDFKNQIKILCILKQLVKQNHLLAVMATHDPNHVLQFADTVMILHDGGFYRQGSPHEVISRESIKAVYEVDVDEIRSNDRIRGVLFQAEAA
- a CDS encoding radical SAM protein translates to MKYPLTTLYPSYIEGIPLFHYRPGTRVLVVGTHGCNLDCKYCMSQHLLNEPAYYFDLSPKQIIKKAVTAGCRLISFTANEPAVSFDYFKDIAEAAADAGIAVGCSSNGLFSDAQLSELVQFLSFANISIKGPDKKFYQEICGGGSPERVFDCIRLLRENGIHVEATTPYLPRIAEAGMAHIARTLGSIDDSIPWLVFRLMPEYKLSETARPKVSDLVRFKIRLQEYLNHIYLLNFPATLWIDTCCRQCGHKLLTRMSKGFGAVLVDVALADGLCPECGASADIIGNAAVDTDQTVETPDPRTGYIEADGWKATVAMSSGCLAGNEDRRPGIESLQQRPYPGDMDMAADNWVTDTALSVLDMYHPDLMVMTYAQAALTGRHQCEEEQFKNIAVNLFAEIERFKKASGYEVMVVGMGDLVRTRGVINLEKHIEGVASAEEGIACLYHTGSDDADQVARLTGVREVISSHDLEKRIGVQWDIKESGRYFVIPEAGYRFLALSSASRYSYRTDGMHSNIPIWATLDIPDAITGIRQCIFNHVMSGKKIALMLLDGIGFKDFELKAASIANTVGGIPCACTPHQMAIISTGRPVFEPFFAYPRWRISRRVNPFSLSTSYLPDCLTRDITRAGKIAVSVGNKSILTHSMFPGDLSIECHCMALHNFGSLAVV
- a CDS encoding ABC transporter substrate-binding protein; the protein is MKTVFRNLLIILIVLAAVATGVGFFHSRSPVRQGSTHIIYDQTGRKVQIPMRVNRVVTSMYPIATQIVFMLGAQDCLAGISDYDVNGVMKRIYPAIERIPRPTRSAGQEIGVEEILKLKPDLVFTHFRSNVDALSALGIPSVCLRLESPDALIEGILLTGKIMNREDRARQIVQYYRQKLSEIRKRTETIQQKKTVYFAGPSMLTTASGEHYQNFLIESASGINTAGESRGGWASISIEQLLKWNPDLIFIGNYGTARVGSFTGDSRLSDVAAVRRGNVFMSRFYIGSWDVPTPESILGIMWLAGKLYPEHIRFNMAEEMTYFYSTFYGYTPSSDEIEAVLAE